Proteins co-encoded in one Stenotrophomonas maltophilia genomic window:
- a CDS encoding MFS transporter: protein MSALASPATTSRPVAPGVLAAISTSHVVNDMMQSLILAIYPVIKGGFNLSFTQIGLITLTYQLTASIFQPLVGMATDRRPAPYSLPIGMASTLCGMLLLGFASSYAVVLLAAAMVGIGSAIFHPEASRIARLASGGRHGFAQSVFQVGGNFGTALGPLIAAAVIVPYGQHAASWFAGAALIGIALLTYVGRWYALHLGAPRPAGTASMAPRHPPRTVAKVLAILLVLIFSKYFYMASIGSYFTFYLIHHFGIPVAQAQLHLFAFLVASAAGGFLGGPLGDRIGRKPIIWTSILGVAPFALMLPHADLLWTTVLAVLIGFVLSSAFSAIVVYAQEMMPHRIGMVSGLFFGFAFGMGGLGAVVLGLLADKTSIEYVYQLTAFLPLLGIVAAWLPPSRPAH from the coding sequence ATGTCCGCCCTGGCTTCTCCCGCAACGACCTCGCGCCCGGTGGCTCCCGGCGTGCTGGCTGCCATTTCCACCTCGCACGTGGTCAACGACATGATGCAGTCGTTGATCCTGGCCATCTATCCGGTGATCAAGGGTGGCTTCAATCTCAGCTTCACCCAGATCGGCCTGATCACGCTGACCTACCAGCTCACCGCCTCGATCTTCCAGCCGTTGGTCGGCATGGCAACCGACCGGCGCCCGGCGCCGTATTCGCTGCCGATCGGCATGGCTTCGACCCTGTGCGGCATGCTGTTGCTCGGCTTCGCGTCGAGTTATGCCGTGGTGCTTCTGGCCGCAGCGATGGTCGGCATTGGTTCGGCGATCTTCCACCCGGAGGCCTCGCGCATCGCGCGGCTGGCCTCGGGTGGCCGTCATGGCTTCGCGCAGTCGGTGTTCCAGGTCGGCGGCAACTTCGGTACCGCGCTCGGCCCGCTGATTGCTGCGGCGGTGATCGTGCCGTATGGCCAGCATGCCGCGTCATGGTTCGCCGGTGCCGCCCTGATCGGCATCGCGTTGCTGACCTATGTCGGTCGCTGGTATGCGCTGCACCTGGGTGCGCCGCGTCCGGCCGGCACCGCGTCGATGGCGCCGCGCCATCCGCCGCGCACCGTCGCCAAGGTACTGGCGATCCTGCTGGTGCTGATCTTCAGCAAGTACTTCTACATGGCCAGCATCGGCAGCTACTTCACCTTCTACCTGATCCACCACTTTGGCATTCCGGTGGCGCAGGCGCAGCTGCACCTGTTCGCGTTCCTGGTGGCGTCCGCTGCCGGCGGCTTCCTGGGTGGCCCGTTGGGCGATCGCATCGGCCGCAAGCCGATCATCTGGACTTCGATCCTGGGTGTGGCGCCATTCGCGCTGATGCTGCCGCATGCCGATCTGCTGTGGACCACGGTGCTGGCGGTGCTGATCGGCTTCGTGTTGTCCTCGGCGTTCTCGGCCATCGTGGTGTATGCGCAGGAAATGATGCCGCACCGCATCGGCATGGTCTCCGGTCTGTTCTTCGGCTTTGCCTTCGGCATGGGCGGGTTGGGTGCAGTCGTGCTCGGCCTGCTGGCGGACAAGACCAGCATCGAATACGTCTACCAGCTGACCGCGTTCCTGCCGTTGCTGGGCATCGTGGCGGCGTGGCTGCCGCCGTCGCGGCCTGCGCACTGA
- the grpE gene encoding nucleotide exchange factor GrpE, translating to MNHEHPDIESQQSAADAAAATGVNDEVERLRAEVEQIKADALRERADLENQRKRVARDIEQARKFANEKLLGELLPVFDSLDAGLKAAGDDPHPLREGLELTYKQLLKVAADNGLVLLDPTGQPFNPEHHQAISQVPAPGAAPGTVVTVFQKGYLLNERLLRPALVVVAAD from the coding sequence ATGAACCACGAACATCCAGATATCGAATCCCAGCAGAGTGCCGCCGATGCGGCCGCCGCCACTGGCGTCAATGACGAAGTGGAGCGCCTGCGCGCCGAAGTCGAGCAGATCAAGGCCGATGCGCTGCGTGAGCGCGCCGACCTGGAGAACCAGCGCAAGCGCGTGGCCCGTGACATCGAGCAGGCCCGCAAGTTCGCCAACGAGAAGCTGCTGGGCGAGCTGCTGCCGGTGTTCGACAGCCTGGATGCCGGCCTGAAGGCCGCCGGTGATGACCCGCACCCGCTGCGCGAGGGCCTGGAGCTGACCTACAAGCAGCTGCTGAAGGTCGCCGCCGACAATGGGCTGGTCCTGCTCGACCCGACCGGCCAGCCGTTCAACCCGGAACACCACCAGGCGATCAGCCAGGTGCCGGCCCCGGGCGCCGCCCCCGGCACCGTGGTGACCGTGTTCCAGAAGGGCTACCTGCTCAACGAGCGCCTGCTGCGGCCGGCGCTGGTGGTGGTGGCCGCCGACTGA
- a CDS encoding prephenate dehydrogenase has product MTGLNARTPRTVGIVGSAGAYGRWLTRFFQQHMQLQVIGHDPADPESHTPEQLLAQADVLVFSAPIRHTPALIAGYVRQSAGRERDRLWLDVTSVKEAPVHAMLDSQAEVVGLHPMTAPPKAPTLKGRVMVVCEARLQHWQPWVDTLCTTLQAECVRATPQHHDQMMALVQAMVHATHLAQAGVLRQYQPHLGDLAAMMPYRSASFELDTAIISRILSLNPAIYEDIQFGNPYVAPMLERLVGQLQALQAQVGQGDDSARDAFREQLLSANRRAFGEQALAEGNYTFERVGYLLADLTERNALSVHLPEDRPGSLRELLNVFEQHRISLASIHSSRTPGGEVHFRIGFVAGSDRAAIALAAAEVDASGIGRVLG; this is encoded by the coding sequence ATGACCGGCCTCAACGCACGCACGCCGCGCACGGTCGGCATCGTCGGTAGTGCCGGCGCCTATGGGCGTTGGCTGACCCGCTTCTTCCAGCAGCACATGCAGCTGCAGGTGATCGGTCACGATCCGGCGGATCCGGAATCGCATACGCCGGAACAGCTGCTGGCGCAGGCCGACGTGCTGGTGTTCTCGGCACCGATCCGGCACACGCCGGCGCTGATTGCCGGGTACGTACGGCAGTCGGCTGGCCGTGAACGCGACCGGCTGTGGCTGGACGTGACCTCGGTGAAGGAGGCGCCGGTGCACGCCATGCTGGACTCGCAGGCCGAGGTGGTCGGCCTGCACCCGATGACCGCACCGCCGAAGGCACCCACGCTGAAGGGCCGGGTGATGGTGGTCTGCGAAGCGCGACTGCAGCACTGGCAGCCGTGGGTCGATACGCTGTGCACGACGTTACAGGCCGAATGCGTGCGGGCCACGCCGCAGCACCACGACCAGATGATGGCGCTGGTGCAGGCGATGGTGCACGCCACCCATCTGGCCCAGGCCGGCGTGCTGCGCCAGTACCAGCCACACCTGGGGGATCTGGCCGCGATGATGCCGTACCGCTCGGCGTCGTTCGAGCTGGACACCGCGATCATCTCGCGCATCCTGTCGCTGAACCCGGCGATCTACGAGGACATCCAGTTCGGCAACCCGTATGTGGCACCGATGCTGGAGCGTCTGGTCGGCCAGCTGCAGGCGTTGCAGGCCCAGGTCGGGCAGGGCGACGACAGCGCGCGCGACGCATTCCGTGAGCAGCTGTTGTCGGCCAACCGCAGAGCCTTCGGCGAACAGGCACTGGCCGAAGGCAACTACACCTTCGAGCGGGTGGGGTACCTGCTGGCCGACCTGACCGAGCGCAACGCGTTGTCGGTGCATCTGCCGGAAGACCGGCCGGGTTCGCTACGCGAGCTGCTGAACGTGTTCGAGCAGCATCGCATCAGCCTGGCCTCGATCCATTCTTCGCGCACGCCGGGCGGCGAAGTGCATTTCCGTATCGGTTTCGTCGCCGGCAGCGACCGGGCAGCGATTGCGCTGGCGGCGGCCGAGGTCGATGCCAGCGGCATCGGGCGTGTGCTTGGCTGA
- a CDS encoding ABC transporter transmembrane domain-containing protein, whose amino-acid sequence MTDKDGAPASTPPLRRLGSLRTLWPFVRRHSGLFSAWLLALAVSSAATLSLPPAVKQMIDHGFSSGGQINRAFALLMLVAVVLALATAARFYFVSLLGEKVVADLRSRLYAHLIQLGAGFHDRSRSGELVSRLTADSELLRSVVGSTMSVALRSSVTVVGSLAMLFVTSPRLAAWSLLGIPLAVLPIIIGARKLRTVARSSQDRIADANSLASETLGAVRTVQAHAREPYERGRFDHALGDAIKAARRRIGAQSLVTASAILLVFGAIVGVLWLGAHDVIDGRLSAGTLGQFVLYALIGGGSVGALAEVWNELQRAAGGMGRIGELLQEDIEIRAPAQPHVLPQPLRGQIQFEDVVFHYPQRPDQAALDHFNLHVRPGETVALVGPSGAGKSTVLSMLLRFHDPAAGRICVDGIDVRQVDPAELRAQLALVPQQPTLFAASARDNIRYGRLQASDAEVEDAARAAEADGFLRALPHGYDSELGERGARLSGGQQQRVAIARALLKDAPILLLDEATSALDAQSEYGVQQALERLMAGRTTLVIAHRLATVLKADRIVVMDQGRIVAEGTHAQLLAEGGLYAELARLQFID is encoded by the coding sequence ATGACTGACAAGGACGGCGCCCCCGCCTCGACCCCGCCATTGCGCCGCCTCGGCAGCCTGCGCACGTTGTGGCCGTTCGTGCGCCGCCACAGCGGCCTGTTCAGTGCCTGGCTGCTGGCCCTGGCGGTGTCTTCGGCAGCCACGCTGAGCCTGCCGCCGGCGGTGAAGCAGATGATCGATCACGGCTTCAGCAGCGGCGGCCAGATCAACCGTGCCTTTGCCCTGTTGATGCTGGTCGCCGTGGTGCTGGCGCTGGCCACCGCCGCGCGCTTCTACTTCGTGTCGCTGCTGGGCGAGAAGGTCGTGGCCGACCTGCGCAGCCGCCTGTACGCGCACCTGATCCAGCTGGGTGCCGGCTTTCATGACCGCAGCCGCAGCGGCGAGCTGGTCTCGCGCCTGACCGCCGACAGCGAGCTGCTGCGCAGCGTGGTCGGCTCCACCATGTCGGTTGCGCTGCGCAGCAGCGTCACCGTGGTCGGCAGCCTGGCGATGCTGTTCGTCACCAGTCCGCGCCTGGCCGCGTGGTCACTGCTGGGCATTCCGCTTGCGGTGCTGCCGATCATCATCGGCGCACGCAAGCTGCGCACCGTTGCGCGCAGCAGCCAGGACCGCATCGCCGACGCCAACAGCCTGGCCAGCGAGACCCTGGGCGCGGTGCGCACGGTGCAGGCCCACGCACGCGAGCCCTACGAGCGTGGCCGCTTCGACCACGCGCTGGGCGATGCGATCAAGGCCGCCCGCCGCCGCATCGGCGCGCAGTCGCTGGTCACCGCCAGCGCCATCCTGCTGGTGTTCGGCGCCATCGTCGGCGTGCTGTGGCTGGGCGCGCACGATGTCATCGATGGCCGCCTCAGCGCCGGCACCCTGGGCCAGTTCGTGCTGTACGCGCTCATCGGCGGCGGCTCGGTCGGTGCACTGGCCGAGGTCTGGAACGAACTGCAGCGCGCGGCCGGCGGCATGGGCCGTATCGGCGAACTGCTGCAGGAAGACATCGAGATCCGCGCTCCGGCGCAGCCACACGTGCTGCCGCAGCCGCTGCGTGGGCAGATCCAGTTCGAGGATGTGGTGTTCCACTATCCACAGCGGCCGGACCAGGCCGCACTGGACCACTTCAACCTGCACGTGCGCCCGGGCGAGACCGTGGCCCTGGTCGGACCGTCGGGCGCTGGCAAGAGCACGGTGCTGTCGATGCTGCTGCGCTTCCATGACCCGGCCGCCGGCCGCATCTGCGTGGATGGTATCGACGTGCGCCAGGTCGATCCGGCCGAACTGCGCGCGCAGCTGGCGCTGGTGCCACAGCAGCCGACGCTGTTCGCGGCCAGTGCACGCGACAACATTCGCTACGGCCGCCTGCAGGCCAGCGACGCCGAGGTCGAGGACGCCGCGCGCGCGGCCGAGGCCGATGGCTTCCTGCGCGCGTTGCCGCACGGCTATGACAGCGAACTGGGCGAACGCGGCGCGCGCCTGTCCGGCGGCCAGCAGCAGCGCGTAGCGATTGCCCGTGCCCTGCTGAAGGACGCTCCGATCCTGCTGCTGGACGAAGCCACCAGTGCCCTGGATGCGCAGAGCGAATACGGCGTGCAGCAGGCGCTGGAGCGGCTGATGGCCGGCCGCACCACGCTGGTCATCGCCCACCGCTTGGCCACCGTGCTCAAGGCCGACCGTATCGTGGTGATGGACCAGGGCCGCATCGTCGCCGAAGGCACGCATGCGCAGCTGCTGGCCGAAGGCGGTCTGTACGCTGAACTGGCACGACTGCAGTTCATCGATTGA
- the dnaK gene encoding molecular chaperone DnaK, whose amino-acid sequence MGKIIGIDLGTTNSCVAIMDGGKARVIENSEGDRTTPSIVAYTKDGEVLVGASAKRQAVTNPKNTFYAVKRLIGRKFTDAEVQKDIAHVPYSILAHDNGDAWVATSDGKKMAPQEISAKVLEKMKKTAEDFLGEKVTEAVITVPAYFNDSQRQATKDAGRIAGLDVKRIINEPTAAALAYGLDKGDNKDRKIVVYDLGGGTFDVSVIEIANVDGEKQFEVLATNGDTFLGGEDFDNRVIEYLVEEFNKDQGIDLRKDPLALQRLKDAAERAKIELSSAQQTEVNLPYVTADASGPKHLNIKLTRAKLEALVEDLIKKSIEPCRVALNDAGLRSSDISEVILVGGQTRMPKVQQAVTEFFGKEPRKDVNPDEAVALGAAIQGGVLGGDVKDVLLLDVTPLSLGIETMGGVFTKIIEKNTTIPTKASQVFSTAEDNQSAVTVHVLQGEREQARFNKSLAKFDLSGIEPAPRGLPQVEVSFDIDANGILHVSAKDKKTNKEQKVEIKAGSGLSEEEIARMVADAEANREEDKKFQELVQARNQADALIHGTRSAITEHGSKVGGDVIGKVEAALADLETAMKGDDKAQIEAKSKVLEEAGQSLFAAASADQGGAPGADAGNAGKGNDDVVDAEFTEVKDDKKS is encoded by the coding sequence ATGGGCAAGATCATTGGTATCGACCTCGGCACCACCAACTCGTGCGTGGCGATCATGGACGGCGGCAAGGCCCGCGTCATCGAGAATTCGGAAGGCGATCGCACCACCCCGTCGATCGTCGCCTACACCAAGGACGGCGAAGTCCTGGTCGGCGCCTCGGCCAAGCGCCAGGCCGTGACCAACCCGAAGAACACCTTCTACGCGGTGAAGCGCCTGATCGGCCGCAAGTTCACCGACGCCGAAGTGCAGAAGGACATCGCACACGTCCCGTACAGCATCCTGGCCCATGACAATGGCGACGCCTGGGTGGCCACCAGCGACGGCAAGAAGATGGCGCCGCAGGAAATCTCGGCCAAGGTGCTGGAGAAGATGAAGAAGACCGCCGAGGACTTCCTCGGTGAGAAGGTCACCGAAGCGGTCATCACCGTGCCGGCCTACTTCAACGACAGCCAGCGCCAGGCCACCAAGGACGCCGGCCGCATCGCCGGCCTGGACGTCAAGCGCATCATCAACGAGCCGACCGCGGCCGCGCTGGCCTATGGCCTGGACAAGGGTGACAACAAGGATCGCAAGATCGTGGTGTACGACCTGGGCGGCGGCACCTTCGACGTCTCGGTGATCGAGATCGCCAACGTCGATGGTGAGAAGCAGTTCGAAGTGCTGGCCACCAACGGCGACACCTTCCTGGGCGGCGAAGACTTCGACAACCGCGTCATCGAGTACCTGGTTGAAGAGTTCAACAAGGACCAGGGCATCGACCTGCGCAAGGATCCGCTGGCCCTGCAGCGCCTGAAGGATGCTGCCGAGCGTGCCAAGATCGAGCTGTCCAGCGCCCAGCAGACCGAAGTGAACCTGCCGTACGTCACCGCTGACGCTTCCGGTCCGAAGCACCTGAACATCAAGCTGACCCGCGCCAAGCTGGAAGCGCTGGTGGAAGACCTGATCAAGAAGTCGATCGAGCCGTGCCGCGTGGCCCTGAACGATGCCGGCCTGCGTTCGAGCGACATCAGCGAAGTGATCCTGGTCGGTGGCCAGACCCGCATGCCGAAGGTGCAGCAGGCGGTGACCGAGTTCTTCGGCAAGGAACCGCGCAAGGACGTCAATCCGGACGAAGCGGTGGCACTGGGTGCGGCGATCCAGGGCGGCGTGCTGGGCGGCGACGTCAAGGACGTGCTGCTGCTGGACGTGACCCCGCTGTCGCTGGGTATCGAAACCATGGGCGGCGTGTTCACCAAGATCATCGAAAAGAACACCACCATCCCGACCAAGGCTTCGCAGGTGTTCTCCACCGCCGAAGACAACCAGTCGGCCGTGACCGTGCACGTGCTGCAGGGTGAGCGCGAACAGGCCCGCTTCAACAAGTCGCTGGCCAAGTTCGACCTGTCCGGCATCGAGCCGGCCCCGCGCGGCCTGCCGCAGGTGGAAGTGTCCTTCGACATCGACGCCAACGGCATCCTGCACGTGTCGGCCAAGGACAAGAAGACCAACAAGGAACAGAAGGTCGAGATCAAGGCCGGTTCGGGTCTGTCCGAGGAAGAAATCGCGCGCATGGTGGCGGACGCCGAAGCCAACCGCGAAGAAGACAAGAAGTTCCAGGAACTGGTGCAGGCCCGCAACCAGGCCGACGCCCTGATCCACGGCACCCGCAGCGCCATCACCGAGCACGGCAGCAAGGTCGGCGGCGATGTCATCGGCAAGGTCGAAGCGGCGCTGGCCGATCTGGAAACCGCGATGAAGGGTGACGACAAGGCACAGATCGAAGCCAAGTCGAAGGTGCTGGAAGAAGCCGGCCAGTCGCTGTTCGCTGCCGCCTCGGCCGACCAGGGCGGTGCCCCGGGCGCCGACGCCGGCAACGCTGGCAAGGGCAACGACGACGTGGTGGATGCCGAGTTCACCGAAGTCAAGGACGACAAGAAGTCCTGA
- a CDS encoding AraC family transcriptional regulator encodes MAYRKKDIASDVDPAAPWREVPLHRPVTYRVTQYPAGTHIAGHKHQRHQLVYAISGLMVVRSEVGRWVVPSTRAIWMPAGMVHAVDCIAAVHMRSLYIDPLFAPQLPAEPFAVQVAPLLRELLQAATLIKGEHIEDSRDGRVVRLLLDELHRMDVLPLHLPAATDPRLQRICQHIQKHPGDDATLQDWAQALEVDVKTIQRHFGSELGMTFGQWRQQARLLAALERLAVGDKVIDVALAMGYDSPSAFTSMFKRQLGQTPAAFFR; translated from the coding sequence ATGGCCTATCGCAAAAAGGACATTGCCAGCGATGTCGACCCGGCCGCACCGTGGCGGGAGGTGCCGCTGCACCGCCCGGTCACCTACCGGGTTACCCAATACCCGGCCGGCACCCACATCGCAGGCCACAAGCATCAGCGCCACCAACTGGTCTATGCCATCTCGGGGCTGATGGTGGTGCGCTCGGAAGTCGGGCGCTGGGTGGTGCCCTCGACCCGTGCAATCTGGATGCCGGCCGGCATGGTGCACGCGGTGGACTGCATCGCCGCCGTGCACATGCGCAGCCTGTACATCGATCCGTTGTTCGCGCCGCAGTTGCCGGCCGAGCCGTTCGCGGTGCAGGTGGCCCCCTTGCTGCGCGAGCTGCTGCAGGCGGCCACGCTGATCAAGGGCGAGCACATCGAAGACAGCCGCGATGGCCGCGTGGTGCGGCTGCTGCTGGACGAGCTGCATCGCATGGATGTGCTGCCGTTGCATCTGCCTGCCGCGACCGACCCGCGCCTGCAGCGGATCTGCCAGCACATCCAGAAGCACCCTGGCGATGACGCCACGCTGCAGGACTGGGCGCAGGCACTGGAGGTGGACGTGAAGACCATCCAGCGGCATTTCGGCAGCGAACTGGGCATGACCTTCGGGCAGTGGCGGCAGCAGGCACGGTTGCTGGCCGCGCTGGAACGGCTGGCGGTCGGCGACAAGGTCATCGATGTCGCGTTGGCGATGGGTTATGACAGCCCTAGCGCGTTCACCAGCATGTTCAAGCGGCAGCTGGGGCAGACGCCGGCGGCGTTTTTCCGGTGA
- a CDS encoding IMPACT family protein: protein MPDTLAQPASHTLDVKHSRFIAHATAIDGATAALAFLQQVAVADATHNCWAYRHGQDYRSSDDGEPAGTAGRPILAAIDGQGFDRVMVVVTRWYGGIKLGAGGLVRAYGGAAAECLRTAPRLPLVAMTRLQLLAGFEDLGTLHAALPAFGAEKRDEQFDANGVCLRVELPADQADALKIRLRDATRDRIRIQDDDQDD, encoded by the coding sequence ATGCCCGATACTCTCGCCCAGCCGGCCAGCCACACACTGGACGTCAAGCACAGCCGCTTCATCGCCCACGCCACGGCAATCGACGGTGCCACGGCGGCACTGGCGTTCCTGCAGCAGGTGGCAGTGGCCGATGCCACGCACAACTGCTGGGCCTACCGGCACGGCCAGGACTATCGCTCCAGCGATGACGGCGAGCCTGCGGGCACCGCCGGGCGGCCGATCCTGGCCGCGATCGACGGCCAGGGCTTCGACCGGGTGATGGTGGTGGTGACGCGCTGGTACGGCGGCATCAAGCTCGGTGCCGGCGGCCTGGTGCGCGCCTATGGGGGCGCCGCCGCCGAGTGCCTGCGTACCGCGCCGCGGCTGCCGCTGGTGGCCATGACCCGATTGCAGCTGCTGGCCGGTTTCGAGGACCTGGGCACCCTGCATGCCGCCCTGCCCGCCTTCGGCGCCGAAAAACGCGATGAACAGTTCGATGCCAACGGCGTGTGCCTGCGGGTCGAATTGCCCGCCGATCAGGCCGACGCATTGAAAATCCGTCTGCGCGACGCCACCCGTGACCGTATCCGCATACAAGACGACGACCAGGATGACTGA
- the pdxY gene encoding pyridoxal kinase — protein sequence MSESLDNHLVHGRRQRPDGPSPIDVISVQSQLVYGHAGNSAAVPPMRALGVRVAEVPTVLLSNAPFYDTTRGRVLPADWFADLLLGTRERGLPQRAKMLVSGYFGSTANGAAFADWLDGILPACPQLRYCLDPVIGDTHTGPYVEPGLEAIFAQRLLPHAWLVTPNAFELNRLTGMPALAEADAIAAARTLLDRGPHWVIAHSVGGNPGELVTLAVGREETWRWTSPLLPVDVAGTGDVLMSLVVSFLLRGESMQQAISRAIAGTHAALEATLESGFEEFDVIAAAPAALAEGTRFRAERVA from the coding sequence ATGAGCGAATCCCTTGATAACCACCTGGTCCACGGCCGCCGCCAGCGGCCGGATGGCCCATCGCCGATCGATGTCATTTCGGTCCAGTCGCAACTGGTCTACGGCCACGCCGGCAACAGCGCCGCCGTGCCGCCGATGCGCGCGCTCGGCGTGCGCGTGGCGGAAGTTCCGACCGTCCTGCTCAGCAACGCGCCGTTCTACGACACCACTCGCGGCCGCGTGCTGCCCGCAGACTGGTTCGCCGACCTGCTGCTCGGCACCCGCGAACGTGGCCTGCCGCAGCGGGCGAAGATGCTGGTGTCCGGCTATTTCGGCAGTACCGCCAACGGTGCCGCCTTCGCCGACTGGCTGGACGGGATCCTGCCGGCCTGCCCGCAGCTGCGTTATTGCCTGGACCCGGTGATCGGCGATACCCATACCGGCCCCTACGTGGAGCCGGGCCTGGAAGCGATCTTTGCGCAGCGCCTGCTGCCGCATGCGTGGCTGGTCACGCCGAACGCCTTCGAACTCAATCGCCTCACCGGCATGCCGGCGTTGGCTGAAGCCGATGCCATTGCCGCCGCACGCACGCTGCTCGATCGTGGCCCGCACTGGGTGATCGCGCACAGCGTCGGCGGCAATCCGGGCGAACTGGTGACGCTGGCGGTCGGTCGCGAGGAAACCTGGCGCTGGACCTCGCCGCTGCTGCCGGTGGACGTGGCCGGTACCGGCGATGTGCTGATGTCGCTGGTGGTGTCGTTCCTGCTGCGCGGCGAATCGATGCAGCAAGCGATCTCGCGCGCCATTGCCGGCACCCATGCGGCCCTGGAGGCGACCCTGGAAAGCGGCTTCGAGGAATTTGATGTGATCGCCGCCGCGCCCGCTGCGCTGGCCGAGGGGACGCGCTTCCGCGCCGAACGCGTGGCATGA
- the dnaJ gene encoding molecular chaperone DnaJ, translating into MSKRDYYEVLGVARTANDEELKKAYRRCAMKFHPDRNPGDTAAEASFKECKEAYEVLSDGNKRRMYDSHGHAAFEHGMGGGGPGGPDMNDIFGDIFGNIFGGAGGGPRQARRGADIGYVMELDLEEAVRGVERRIEIPTLAECGDCDGSGSEDGKVETCNVCHGRGQVRIQRGIFAMQQACHNCGGRGQIIAKPCKTCHGNGRVEEDKVLSVKVPAGVDTGDRIRLQGEGEAGPAGTPPGDLYVEVRVREHAIFQRDGDDLHCEVPIRISQAALGDTVRVATLGGEAEIRIPAETQTGKLFRLRGKGVRSVRSRSEGDLYCRVVVETPVNLTNEQRKLLEQFEATFVGEEARKHSPKSATFMDGVKGFWDRMTS; encoded by the coding sequence ATGAGCAAGCGCGATTACTACGAAGTGCTGGGCGTTGCCCGCACCGCCAACGATGAAGAACTGAAGAAGGCCTACCGTCGCTGCGCGATGAAGTTCCACCCGGACCGCAACCCGGGCGATACGGCTGCCGAAGCCTCCTTCAAGGAGTGCAAGGAAGCCTACGAAGTACTGTCCGACGGCAACAAGCGCCGCATGTACGACAGCCATGGCCACGCCGCGTTCGAGCACGGCATGGGCGGTGGTGGTCCGGGCGGCCCGGACATGAACGATATCTTCGGCGATATCTTCGGCAACATCTTTGGCGGTGCCGGCGGCGGTCCGCGCCAGGCGCGCCGTGGTGCCGACATCGGCTACGTGATGGAGCTGGACCTGGAAGAAGCGGTGCGTGGCGTCGAGCGCCGCATCGAGATTCCGACCCTGGCCGAGTGCGGCGACTGCGATGGCAGTGGCTCGGAAGACGGCAAGGTCGAAACCTGCAACGTGTGCCATGGCCGTGGCCAGGTGCGCATCCAGCGTGGCATCTTCGCCATGCAGCAGGCCTGCCACAACTGCGGCGGCCGTGGCCAGATCATCGCCAAGCCCTGCAAGACCTGCCACGGCAATGGCCGTGTCGAGGAAGACAAGGTGCTGTCGGTGAAGGTGCCGGCCGGCGTCGATACCGGCGACCGCATCCGCCTGCAGGGCGAGGGCGAGGCCGGTCCGGCCGGTACCCCGCCGGGTGACCTGTACGTGGAAGTGCGCGTGCGCGAGCATGCCATCTTCCAGCGCGATGGCGACGACCTGCACTGCGAAGTGCCGATCCGCATCTCGCAGGCCGCGCTGGGCGACACCGTGCGCGTGGCGACCCTCGGCGGCGAAGCGGAGATCCGCATCCCGGCCGAGACCCAGACCGGCAAGCTGTTCCGCCTGCGCGGCAAGGGTGTGCGCTCGGTGCGCAGCCGCAGCGAAGGCGACCTGTACTGCCGCGTCGTGGTGGAGACCCCGGTCAACCTCACCAACGAGCAGCGCAAGCTGCTGGAACAGTTCGAAGCCACCTTCGTCGGCGAGGAAGCGCGCAAGCATTCGCCGAAGTCGGCCACCTTCATGGATGGCGTGAAGGGCTTCTGGGACCGGATGACGTCCTGA